The Pochonia chlamydosporia 170 chromosome Unknown PCv3seq00017, whole genome shotgun sequence genome includes a window with the following:
- a CDS encoding phospholipase D (similar to Metarhizium acridum CQMa 102 XP_007812067.1) → MAIIHLLSWCLFALTTFATSPSWLNDTEASGGNEQRSNNHVERRARARPFYAIAHRVLTLRGLDDALAQGANAVEIDVTSWPTGWWADHDSTGRSARETLERMFQVAAGRRREGKNLAFIWLDIKSPNKCNPWDPKVNHCSIVGLQEMARRLLQPAGIRVLYGFYGSAAFGVGFDYIRGRLNHNEALNLNGGSGEIIGRFKSSNFHNVRQRVLSYGSNELPKEFGTCYEPTYKTCTELRQAVNSRQFGKVFGWTVTANQWTYAGRLMNDAHVDGVIYGPANSDFYNTDITRTAFRDVRDWVNKKRDSRYMASARDAPW, encoded by the coding sequence ATGGCAATTATTCATCTTCTGTCGTGGTGCCTTTTTGCGCTCACAACTTTTGCCACTTCGCCTTCGTGGCTGAACGACACCGAAGCGTCTGGGGGCAACGAACAACGATCTAATAATCATGTTGAACGACGTGCTAGAGCTCGCCCATTCTACGCCATAGCACACAGGGTCTTAACATTACGAGGCCTTGACGATGCCCTTGCCCAAGGAGCCAATGCCGTGGAAATTGATGTGACTTCTTGGCCGACGGGATGGTGGGCAGACCACGACAGCACTGGGAGAAGCGCCCGCGAAACCCTTGAGAGAATGTTCCAAGTTGCTGCCGGCCGGCGCAGGGAAGGGAAGAACCTTGCTTTTATCTGGCTTGACATTAAATCACCAAACAAGTGCAACCCCTGGGACCCGAAAGTGAACCATTGCTCCATTGTTGGACTTCAGGAGATGGCACGCCGATTACTACAACCTGCTGGAATCAGGGTGCTGTATGGCTTCTACGGGAGTGCTGCATTCGGAGTAGGGTTTGATTACATCCGTGGGAGACTCAATCACAATGAAGCCCTCAATTTGAATGGTGGCTCTGGGGAGATTATCGGCCGTTTTAAAAGCAGCAACTTCCACAACGTCAGACAGCGCGTCTTGTCTTACGGCTCCAATGAACTGCCCAAAGAATTCGGAACGTGCTACGAGCCTACTTACAAAACTTGCACGGAGCTTCGTCAGGCAGTTAATTCCAGGCAGTTTGGGAAAGTGTTTGGTTGGACAGTCACTGCTAACCAGTGGACATACGCTGGTCGCTTGATGAACGACGCGCATGTGGATGGGGTAATCTATGGGCCTGCCAATTCCGACTTTTATAACACAGACATCACTCGTACCGCGTTCCGGGACGTCAGAGACTGGGTGAACAAGAAGCGTGATTCGCGATACATGGCATCGGCAAGGGATGCGCCGTGGTGA
- a CDS encoding siderophore iron transporter (similar to Metarhizium robertsii ARSEF 23 XP_007821296.1) — MVQQQTQVSPSEKTLEDSEHLEMTANETSNLAYSQDDEEPELHARTYFAVAAMFVLNMVQVLALQGPPTVLSTIGEDLYNPAAQTWVPNALSLVQAVVGPIISSISDVFQIRKALLVGPAVLSFIGSAIAPGSTSIYRLIVAQILIGFGFATVPLAYCVPSEILPRKWRPIVQAGINIAAAIGACVGPLAIGALTKANAHTGWRTFYWIQMGLWGLTAIGLFIGYRPPKRHTRYDHLSFWQKIGRLDLIGTGLLTTGLTLFLTGLNLGGGIFEWRTAQVLGTLVVGIVVMIAFAIYEWKFTKTGILHHDLFRGGKNRGRTFATCVGLIFIEGILLFAYVIFFPVMTGLLFETDPFLTSAREQAFWVACGSSTVAYGYSATKLRSIKSPLFVGFLLFTGGIIGLATIEPNDSTNSIIFAGLAGLGMGGPLVLIISGVQLSTPHHLIATATAVATSSRAVSATSFTAIYDAALNMRLDEYIPRYVGAAALRAGLPKTSLEAFIGALASNNATALRDVAGITPAVILDGTVALKNAYADGLRVVYMIAAPFGALACIACFFLGDLKPVMNYSVEAPVEELHAKHHKFGHLGDA, encoded by the exons ATGGTTCAGCAACAAACTCAAGTGTCTCCGAGTGAGAAAACCCTGGAAGACTCGGAACATTTAGAAATGACAGCGAATGAGACTTCAAACCTGGCGTATAgccaagatgatgaagagccGGAGCTTCACGCGCGGACTTATTTTGCCGTGGCAGCCATGTTTGTTTTGAACATGGTGCAAGTCCTTGCACTACAAGGCCCTCCCACCGTT CTTTCGACCATAGGTGAAGACCTTTACAATCCAGCGGCACAGACTTGGGTCCCCAACGCCCTTTCTCTCGTCCAGGCCGTAGTCGGCCCCATCATTTCCTCCATATCGGACGTATTTCAGATTCGAAAGGCTCTCTTGGTTGGCCCTGCTGTACTATCTTTCATCGGTTCTGCTATTGCACCCGGTTCGACAAGCATATACCGGCTCATTGTTGCTCAGATCCTGATTGGATTTGGATTCGCCACTGTTCCATTGGCATACTGCGTTCCGAGCGAGATTTTGCCCAGGAAATGGCGGCCCA TTGTTCAGGCTGGCATAAACATTGCTGCTGCAATCGGTGCCTGTGTCGGGCCGCTTGCTATAGGGGCTCTCACCAAGGCGAACGCACACACCGGATGGCGCACTTTCTAT TGGATTCAAATGGGACTTTGGGGCTTAACTGCTATCGGGCTCTTCATTGGGTACAGACCACCTAAAAGACACACCCGCTACGATCACCTGTCCTTTTGGCAAAAGATTGGTCGCCTCGACCTTATTGGAACTGGGCTTTTAACAACAGGACTTACCTTGTTCCTGACTGGTCTCAATCTTGGCGGTGGCATTTTCGAGTGGCGGACTGCACAAGTGCTCGGCACCTTGGTTGTCGGcattgtggtgatgattgcGTTTGCAATCTACGAATGGAAGTTTACCAAGACTGGAATCCTACACCATGATCTCTTCCGCGGCGGTAAGAATCGTGGGCGTACTTTTGCGACATGCGTTGGCCTTATCTTCATTGAGGGCATCTTGCTGTTCGCCTATGTGATATTTTTCCCCGTCAT GACTGGTCTACTCTTCGAAACAGACCCTTTTCTTACGTCCGCCAGAGAGCAAGCATTCTGGGTGGCTTGTGGCTCAAGCACAGTCGCATACGGCTACTCGGCCACCAAACTAAGATCCATCAAGTCACCTCTGTTTGTTGGGTTTCTCCTCTTCACAGGTGGTATAATCGGACTCGCCACCATCGAACCCAATGATTCCACCAATTCCATTATCTTTGCTGGCCTGGCAGGACTCGGCATGGGCGGTCCGCTGGTTCTTATCATCTCCGGAGTCCAACTGTCCACGCCGCATCATCTTATCGCCACTGCAACAGCGGTGGCTACTTCTTCGAGAGCCGTATCTGCCACAAGCTTTACTGCTATTTACGACGCGGCACTCAACATGCGGCTTGACGAGTATATCCCTCGCTATGTTGGTGCCGCTGCGCTCAGAGCTGGTCTTCCGAAGACATCTCTCGAGGCATTCATCGGGGCTTTGGCTAGCAATAATGCGACAGCCCTGAGAGATGTCGCGGGCATAACGCCTGCTGTTATCCTTGACGGCACTGTTGCACTGAAGAACGCATATGCGGATGGGTTACGAGTCGTGTACATGATTGCTGCGCCTTTTGGGGCGCTGGCCTGTATTGCTTGTTTCTTCCTGGGAGATTTGAAGCCTGTGATGAATTATTCTGTGGAGGCGCCAGTGGAGGAATTACATGCCAAGCACCATAAGTTTGGTCATCTTGGAGATGCGTAG
- a CDS encoding kinetochore sim4 complex subunit FTA2 domain-containing protein, translated as MFPDWPESVADLVPLPQCEGPKLKPFDFHGSQKIDFLEFLGEGLHSFVFKVNILGRVYALKLFRFGYYYDWVCMNQDFDDNNVAGLSALYNYAEPFSCECRGFARLQETGHEDLAVDCFGYLLLDEKHERIMRDKFQNEVNLEFDGDGDGPPHSEVRSQYPGKSGRPPPIRGIVKEFGQPADTINNKDVRRLLGQVIQLQQLGIINIDMADRQLINGKICDFSTAITVPHFITSPELNPYLTAAAKSAMEYETFLYSINDYWAFDNMVDFWSEDHPNQKAKLSVFAFPGGIRAKNRYSLRNTASRDRVYSLVNPMECNWRAFAGSDETGGGETSIRSQKRQKTKAQSRARSGGAISKRKYVQLDAKPQRWYYNCSKERAAKIKHQSSFSNTLAWDFQHGVICPQRRT; from the exons ATGTTTCCAGATTGGCCAGAATCAGTGGCCGACTTGGTGCCTCTGCCACAGTGTGAGGGACCCaaattgaagccattcgaTTTCCATGGCTCGCAAAAAATTGACTTTTTGGAGTTCTTGGGAGAAGGCCTTCACTCTTTTGTTTTCAAAGTAAACATTCTGGGCCGCGTCTATGCGTTGAAACTT TTTAGATTCGGCTACTACTATGATTGGGTATGCATGAATCAGGATTTCGACGACAACAATGTCGCCGGACTGTCCGCCCTGTACAACTACGCAGAGCCCTTCAGCTGCGAGTGCCGGGGCTTTGCTCGACTCCAGGAAACGGGCCATGAAGACCTGGCAGTTGATTGCTTTGGTTATCTACTTCTCGACGAGAAACACGAGAGAATTATGAGAGACAAGTTCCAAAACGAAGTGAACTTGGAGTTCGACGGTGATGGCGACGGGCCTCCACACTCCGAGGTACGCTCGCAATACCCAGGGAAGAGCGGCAGGCCGCCACCCATCCGGGGCATCGTAAAGGAGTTTGGCCAGCCTGCAGACACTATAAACAATAAAGATGTGCGGAGACTCCTTGGACAGGTCATCCAGCTGCAGCAACTCGgtatcatcaacatcgacatggcAGACCGGCAGCTGATCAACGGCAAAATTTGCGATTTCAGCACGGCAATTACAGTCCCGCACTTCATAACGTCTCCGGAGCTAAACCCATATCTCACGGCTGCGGCCAAATCGGCCATGGAGTACGAAACCTTTTTGTATAGTATCAACGACTATTGGGCGTTTGATAACATGGTGGACTTTTGGAGTGAGGATCACCCAAACCAGAAGGCGAAACTTTCCGTGTTTGCATTTCCCGGTGGAATACGAGCGAAGAACAGATACAGCTTGAGAAACACAGCATCTCGAGACCGCGTTTACTCATTAGTTAACCCGATGGAGTGTAATTGGAGGGCATTCGCTGGTAGTGACGAGACAGGCGGAGGCGAAACGTCGATTCGGTCAcagaaaagacaaaagacaaaagCTCAAAGTCGGGCCAGGTCTGGCGGGGCCATTTCGAAAAGAAAATATGTCCAGCTTGATGCCAAGCCTCAGCGGTGGTATTACAACTGTAGCAAAGAAAGGGCAGCCAAgatcaagcatcaatcatccTTCAGCAACACTCTCGCGTGGGACTTTCAGCACGGCGTTATATGTCCACAGCGCAGAACATGA
- a CDS encoding metal-dependent amidase/aminoacylase/carboxypeptidase (similar to Colletotrichum fioriniae PJ7 XP_007601138.1) — MAIDTITKARAIVNSKLDELSPGLHQVNKTLHANPELAYKEFIAHGTITAYLEKLGFKVKKNAWGLATSFDASIGSGDKQVIFCAEYDALPGIGHACGHNLIATSSIGAFLGAAAAMSSLDIGGRIRLLGTPAEEAGGGKQDLIDAGAFNPPESVLAAIMAHPMPKSHVSSDDYSGLAGMKLIACQGAHVEFKGRTAHAAGEPWNGVNALDGAVAAYNNVSLMRQQMHTEDRVHGIFEVGGTVPNVIPDYTRMNWAIRSPTATGCDKLMERVTRCWEAGASAAACEMTITKEHNYLNLRANDSLCQTYVDEMASFGEKVLLKMDKAFNASTDMGNVSHYVPSFHGGIGIPAEPGVAMHNPRFADAAGTDEAHAAAIQAAKGMAMLGLRVLLDSEVAGKARVDFDKTDE; from the exons ATGGCAATTGACACCATAACCAAGGCTCGCGCCATTGTCAACTCCAAGTTGGACGAGCTAAGCCCAGGTTTGCACCAGGTGAACAAAACGCTTCATGCAAACCCGGAGCTAGCATACAAGGAATTTATTGCCCACGGCACAATCACCGCATACCTAGAGAAGCTTGGTTTcaaggtgaagaagaatgccTGGGGATTAGCAACAAGCTTTGATGCCTCTATCGGCTCTGGAGACAAGCAAGTTATTTTCTGTGCAGAATACGATGCACTTCCGGGAATTGGCCACGCCTGCGGCCACAACCTCATTGCAACTTCATCCATCGGAGCGTTCCTAGGCGCAGCGGCAGCCATGTCATCTCTTGACATTGGCGGTCGTATTAGACTTCTCGGAACCCCAGCAGAAGAAGCCGGCGGAGGCAAACAGGATCTCATCGATGCGGGTGCCTTCAATCCGCCAGAGAGCGTCCtcgctgccatcatggctcacCCCATGCCGAAGAGCCACGTGTCCAGCGATGACTATTCTGGCTTGGCTGGAATGAAACTCATTGCCTGCCAAGGCGCACACGTCGAGTTCAAGGGCCGCACGGCACACGCAGCTGGAGAGCCGTGGAACGGTGTCAATGCCCTGGATGGCGCTGTCGCCGCGTACAACAACGTGTCTCTTATGAGGCAGCAGATGCACACTGAGGACAGAGTACACGGCATTTTCGAGGTAGGCGGTACGGTACCGAATGTGATTCCCGATTACACACGCATGAACTGGGCAATCAGGAGCCCAACGGCAACGGGATGCGACAAGCTCATGGAGCGGGTGACCAGGTGCTGGGAGGCCGGCGCctctgctgcagcttgcGAAATGACAATCACAAA GGAGCACAATTACTTGAACCTCAGAGCTAATGATAGCCTCTGCCAAACGTATGTCGACGAAATGGCCTCATTCGGGGAAAAGGTTCTTTTAAAAATGGACAAAGCGTTTAATGCGTCAACTGACATGGGAAACGTGTCACACTATGTTCCCAGCTTTCACGGTGGCATCGGAATTCCCGCGGAGCCTGGAGTTGCCATGCATAATCCGCGATTCGCCGATGCCGCTGGCACTGATGAAGCACATGCAGCCGCTATCCAAGCAGCAAAGGGAATGGCTATGCTTGGATTAAGGGTGCTCTTAGACAGTGAGGTTGCTGGCAAAGCGCGCGTAGATTTCGACAAGACGGATGAATAG
- a CDS encoding salicylate hydroxylase (similar to Metarhizium acridum CQMa 102 XP_007815603.1) codes for MASKPSIAIVGAGPAGLTLGALLQNQDIPITIYELRDKPDDNFASIPSGMLDLHDDSGLAAIRACGLWDQFLPLAADCSEDMIIMDHQGNVTYTDSDPGHNRPEVARNALTLLLLSANNPNAIKWNHKLLNVTRNPNNQITLDFGINGTFTHDLVVGADGAWSKVRAIVTDVEPQHGGIYYTTLHIPNATERYPKLANLVGAGTSFILGGKNGLVTHRGVGGSICVHLSVACSDDDVFSPYKDNTNPEIVQKMLLDDPKFFQTWSPELQELINASLTNEQTPKDPRLLNMRPLYMLPIGYTWKTSPGIALIGDAAHLMMPWAGEGVNLAMRDALELSKAIVSAWAEDQQSGNFQQATRPFIAEYEKEMFARSRSSAEETWSNSKILFGDNGAEAMAELMASYGPPPE; via the coding sequence ATGGCCTCAAAACCAAGTATAGCTATTGTTGGCGCCGGCCCTGCTGGCCTCACCCTCggcgctcttcttcaaaatcaaGACATTCCCATCACCATCTACGAGCTCCGCGACAAACCTGACGACAATTTTGCATCAATCCCCTCTGGCATGCTGGATCTCCATGATGATTCCGGCCTTGCTGCCATTCGAGCATGCGGTCTATGGGATCAATTCTTGCCCCTTGCTGCCGATTGTAGCGAGGATATGATTATCATGGATCACCAAGGCAATGTTACCTACACAGATTCTGACCCAGGCCATAATCGACCTGAGGTAGCTCGCAATGCTCTCACCTTACTTCTGCTATCtgccaacaaccccaacgccatcaagtGGAATCACAAACTGCTCAATGTAACCAGAAACCCGAACAACCAAATCACCTTGGACTTTGGTATCAACGGCACCTTTACACACGACTTGGTGGTGGGGGCAGATGGCGCCTGGTCCAAGGTTCGCGCCATTGTGACTGACGTTGAGCCTCAACACGGTGGCATATACTACACAACTCTGCATATTCCCAATGCGACTGAACGATATCCGAAACTGGCAAATCTTGTCGGCGCCGGCACAAGCTTTATTCTCGGCGGTAAAAATGGTCTAGTCACTCATCGCGGAGTGGGAGGCTCCATCTGCGTCCACCTCAGTGTCGCATGttccgacgacgacgtctTTTCTCCGTACAAGGATAACACGAACCCTGAGATTGTGCAAAAGATGCTTCTTGACGACCCAAAATTTTTCCAAACATGGAGCCCTGAGCTTCAAGAATTGATCAATGCGTCGCTTACCAACGAACAAACGCCCAAGGATCCTCGGTTACTCAACATGAGACCTCTGTACATGCTTCCCATCGGATACACGTGGAAAACGTCCCCAGGCATTGCACTAATTGGAGACGCTGCACATTTGATGATGCCATGGGCTGGAGAAGGTGTCAATCTCGCTATGCGAGATGCTCTCGAACTCTCTAAGGCCATTGTGAGTGCATGGGCGGAGGATCAACAATCGGGCAACTTCCAACAAGCCACCAGGCCATTCATTGCCGAGTACGAAAAGGAAATGTTTGCTAGATCACGAAGCTCAGCGGAAGAGACGTGGTCGAATTCAAAGATACTATTTGGCGACAATGGAGCCGAGGCTATGGCGGAGTTGATGGCGAGCTACGGGCCGCCTCCAGAGTGA
- a CDS encoding beta-lactamase superfamily domain-containing protein produces MVRQLEVLGCQAAYPTADQPCSSLLLTWDSIQIVLDLGYGTLKGLLDRVPDGKVNAIIITHDHPDHWIDLHGLFRLLYYGPRTDDSAKISIYCTAGVVDKMRFLESDVDLEDVFTIHKLQDGKEFTIGNGAFRLDGFLLPHHVENIGIRLSVQGDGNLKPLLAYTGDTGPSPTLEMLGKDVSLFIMDSTDRPGEEKKANEDRKLLQSEDAGMWAAVAGAQRLLLTHFWPTNDRKVSLERAKARFDGDVFIAEPGLVLEME; encoded by the coding sequence ATGGTGCGGCAACTAGAGGTATTGGGATGTCAAGCCGCTTATCCCACAGCCGATCAGCCCTGCTCCAGCTTACTACTCACATGGGATTCAATCCAAATAGTTCTTGACTTGGGATATGGTACTCTCAAGGGCCTCTTGGACCGAGTTCCCGACGGAAAAGTGAATGCCATCATAATCACCCACGATCATCCAGATCACTGGATCGACTTGCATGGTCTGTTTCGACTGCTGTACTATGGTCCCCGAACCGACGACTCGGCCAAGATCTCAATCTATTGTACGGCTGGTGTGGTTGACAAGATGCGCTTCCTGGAGTCAGATGTCGATCTAGAGGATGTTTTTACAATCCACAAACTGCAGGACGGCAAAGAGTTTACGATAGGAAATGGTGCCTTTAGGCTTGACGGGTTCTTGTTACCACATCATGTGGAAAACATTGGCATAAGGCTGAGTGTCCAAGGCGATGGTAATTTGAAGCCTCTGTTGGCCTATACTGGCGACACGGGCCCGTCACCCACACTTGAAATGCTAGGAAAAGACGTGTCACTGTTCATTATGGACTCGACGGACCGgccaggagaagaaaagaaggcaaaCGAGGACAGGAAGCTGCTTCAAAGTGAAGATGCGGGAATGTGGGCTGCTGTAGCGGGCGCACAGAGATTACTACTGACGCATTTCTGGCCAACGAATGATCGGAAGGTTTCGTTGGAGAGGGCAAAGGCGAGATTTGATGGGGATGTGTTTATTGCTGAGccaggtctggtgttggagatggagtgA
- a CDS encoding 4-coumarate-CoA ligase 2a (similar to Cordyceps militaris CM01 XP_006673415.1) — protein sequence MIYNRENVAPVPNVDLLTFLFENPACRAQENTPVHGEAHDPNYVITKAQARDITKQFAHFLRHNYGIGSSGPDKDVVVTVSTGQSALPCLFWSVVGAEGIYSAASPASTPPDLARQIKDGPGKVLVCSEDLQSLGEAAAKAAGLPSRNVLILKSYPRVELYSVDGSVKCDFRQSLEWPRITDQTELENRTICILYSSGTTGLPKGVRVSHTNMIAESVLPSHQNRPVFEKWDKEGRPFEPRTLGHLPTAHIAGVQGYFVNPFYEGSCVYWMPKFNFDDFIKYCKELKITFFFSVPPIYMAIAKHPAVKDQLKHLRFAISGAAPLNGETQEAAGKKLPTDAYISQIWGLSESTGTVTNLPPDRSPINSALGYLLPNITLRLVDDDEKDVKPGEAGEAWLKGPMITKGYHNNPEANKASFSMDGWFKTGDILRVEKGQLYIVDRKKELIKYKGLQVAPAELEGVLIAHPAVMDAAVIGISKDGNELPRAYVVIAPPAKGKVSEEDLKHYVKNQVSPYKQLRGGVIFVDEVPRSPSGKILRRQLRDLQKREDKQSKL from the exons ATGATTTATAACCGCGAAAACGTTGCCCCAGTGCCGAATGTAGACCTTTTGACATTTCTATTCG AGAACCCAGCTTGCCGGGCGCAAGAAAACACACCTGTCCACGGTGAAGCCCATGATCCAAACTACGTCATTACAAAAGCGCAAGCCCGCGACATTACCAAGCAGTTCGCTCATTTCCTGCGTCACAACTACGGCATAGGGAGCTCTGGGCCAGATAAAGATGTTGTTGTTACCGTCTCTACCGGCCAGAGCGCATTGCCATGCTTGTTCTGGAGTGTAGTCGGTGCTGAAGGCATCTACTCAGCAGCATCGCCGGCGAGTACTCCACCTGATTTGGCCAGACAAATCAAGGATGGGCCAGGTAAGGTGCTAGTTTGCAGCGAAGATCTTCAATCACTAGGCGAAGCGGCGGCCAAAGCTGCTGGTCTTCCGTCACGGAACGTTCTCATTCTGAAGTCCTACCCGCGAGTCGAGCTCTACAGCGTCGATGGCTCAGTCAAGTGTGACTTTAGACAGAGCCTCGAATGGCCGAGGATAACAGATCAGACTGAGCTGGAGAATCGGACAATTTGTATCCTGTATTCTTCAGGCACGACAGGCTTGCCGAAAG GCGTGCGCGTTTCTCACACAAATATGATTGCTGAATCTGTACTTCCGTCGCACCAAAATCGGCCGGTATTCGAGAAATGGGACAAAGAAGGCCGGCCATTCGAACCCCGGACTCTAGGCCATCTCCCGACTGCGCACATCGCCGGTGTGCAAGGATATTTCGTCAACCCATTCTACGAAGGCAGTTGCGTATACTGGATGCCCAAGTTCAATTTCGATGACTTCATCAAGTACTGCAAAGAGCTCAAGAttaccttcttcttcagcgtGCCCCCAATTTACATGGCCATCGCGAAGCATCCAGCCGTGAAGGACCAGCTGAAGCACCTCCGGTTTGCTATTAGTGGCGCGGCACCGCTGAATGGCGAAACACAAGAGGCTGCAGGGAAGAAACTACCGACTGATGCGTACATCTCGCAGATTTGGGGATTGAGCGAAAGTACCGGTACAGTGACGAATTTGCCGCCAGATAGGTCGCCGATCAACAGTGCTTTGGGATACCTGCTCCCCAACATTACACTGAG ATTGGTAGACGATGACGAAAAAGACGTCAAGCCTGGAGAGGCTGGGGAAGCATGGTTAAAGGGCCCAATGATCACCAAAGGCTACCACAACAATCCGGAAGCAAACAAGGCGTCATTCAGCATGGACGGCTGGTTCAAAACGGGCGACATCTTGCGCGTGGAAAAGGGTCAGCTGTACATTGTTGACAGAAAGAAG GAACTCATCAAATACAAGGGTTTACAAGTCGCCCCTGCTGAGTTGGAGGGTGTTCTCATCGCGCACCCTGCCGTCATGGATGCCGCAGTAATTGGAATATCCAAAGATGGAAACGAACTACCGAGAGCATACGTGGTTATTGCACCGCCTGCAAAGGGCAAGGTTTCGGAAGAAGACTTGAAGCACTATGTCAAGAATCAGGTTTCACCGTACAAGCAGTTGCGAGGCGGTGTTatttttgttgatgaagtgcCACGAAGCCCGTCTGGAAAGATTTTGCGCCGACAATTGAGAGATTTACAGAAGAGAGAGGACAAGCAGTCTAAGCTGTAA